ATCCGCAAGACCGTCACGCCGGACTACATCGTCAGCCTGGAGGACGGTAAGCCCTACAAGTCGCTCAAGCGGCACCTGACCACCCGCGGTCTCTCGCCCGACCAGTACCGCCAGAAGTGGGGCCTGCCGCACGATTACCCGATGGTCGCCGCGACCTATGCCGCCCAGCGCTCGGAACTCGCCAAGAGCCTCGGCCTCGGCCAGATCCGGCGCGACCGCGCGGCGGCCGCCCGGCTCGCGGCGGAGACGAGCCATGCGGGCGGCGAGCAGGCCCCGGCCCGTCGGGGTCGCCCGCGCAAGGGCGAGTAATACGAACGGTCGTTGAAAACGACCTTTGGTTCCGTTCTCGAATTTTCGCCAAGCCTCTGGCTTGGTGTCGAAAATTCGAGATGGTTCAACGGCACGATGCGTCAGCATCTTGGGCCGTTGGTATAATCGAGGAGAGTGATGCCGTGTCCGGAAGACGACCTCCGAAAACGGCATCACAAGCCCATGCGGCGGAGCTTCTGGCTCGACACACTTGAGCCAAGGCAAAATCCGGACGGCG
This sequence is a window from Methylobacterium sp. SyP6R. Protein-coding genes within it:
- a CDS encoding MucR family transcriptional regulator; protein product: MNDDDQAPSSHLINLSADIVSAYVSKNSVPVGDLASLIAAVHASLERVAAPPAPEPEKPTPPVPIRKTVTPDYIVSLEDGKPYKSLKRHLTTRGLSPDQYRQKWGLPHDYPMVAATYAAQRSELAKSLGLGQIRRDRAAAARLAAETSHAGGEQAPARRGRPRKGE